In Haliaeetus albicilla chromosome 18, bHalAlb1.1, whole genome shotgun sequence, the DNA window tgCTGTGTGTCCCCAATGTACTCCCAGCACAATAAAGCTGTATGGGGACAGGTGACTCGtgcactggggacactggggtggggggacgggggtgtgctggggggggcacccacacCCAAACCGCTGCTGTGGTGGGGTGcaagtgggggggggaagcgtGTTGCATCCGTGTGTGCTTGAGTGAGCATGCGTGGGCATATGTGTGCATGAGTGAGCGTGCATATGCATGAGTGAGCGTGCATGGACATGAGTGTGCACGCATATACGTGTGTGCATGAGTGAACAtgtgcacatgtgtgcatgACTGTGCGTGCATGCACATacgtgtgcatgtgtgtgcatgagCATGTGCAggactgtgtgcatgtgtgtgagtGAGCACGTGTAGGCGTGAGTGAGCCTGTGCACGTGTGTGCATGACTGCATGCACGCACATGTGTTTGCATGAATGAGAATGCGCATGAGTGAGTATGCGCATGAGTGAGTATGCATGggcatgtgtgtgcatgagTGAGGGTGCGTGTACATGTGTGGGCATATGCACACACGTACAGGCACGCATGCAGAGGATGTCCATAGATGTGAGCACACGTGTACAAGTGTGCATGTGTGCCATATGAGACACGGTCTCTGATGGGGACCCCACTCCCCTGCCATGCCCCCCAGCAGAGCCGCTTCCTGGCTTTCCCCCCTGCAGGCCCCCCCATGCCCTTGGCAGTGGGAAACAGGGCTCTCGGCTCTCCCCCAAACTGGAccacccccctcctccccccctccactgccccagGGATGCCCTGCCCTGGGCTGACCCTGCCTAGCAGAGGGGGCGGGTCGCAGCCGGGACCCCCACCACCATGGGGAAGGTGCATTGCAGCTCtgctccgtgcctcagtttcccaaaCCAGGCTGCCCGGTGAGACAGGCCACCGGGGTCGAAGGGAACGGTGTCACCTTCTCCGTGAGCCAAACCCGGGGTCCCCGAGACCCGGCTGTGGGGGGACACCAccagagcgggggggggggtgtgaccGGAGGCCCCAGGTAGCCGAGCCTGGGCCACGGTGCCAAGAGCATCGTGGCGCTGGGGACAACAGCCAGGCCAGCCCCaccgtccccgtcccctccaTCCGCCGGGTGTCCCAGCTCCGGGACCCCcgtgccctgccctgcccggggTACAGGATCCGGCCGGCCAGGCGGTTTATTGCTGTTGGCAAAGCGTTTTCCTGTTTTCATCGCAGAAACAGCCCGAGGCTGCTTATTAACACGGGCCAACACGGCCCCGGCTCTGGTTTGTAGCTGCTATGGCTGGAAAGGCaacacggggtgggggggtgggctCTGAGCAGGGAGCAGTGGGGGGAGCAGAGACCTGACAGCTCGTTACACAGATGGGGCACAAGCTGACGGGCCCCCAAGCAATGGCTGGGCAGGCCTGGGTTCATCCTGCTGGGTCTCTGGGGGGGGCCAGGACAAAGCCCTGAAACCCCCCAGTGAGGgtctgctggggggggacgTGGGCACCCTGCAAACGGAAGCACACCACAGGCACacggctgggctgggggggctgcctctgctgcagcaccCAGCGCATACGCGAGATCTTAACGAACCGGCTGCATCTGCCCCCCGCTGCCAGCACGCAGCCGGGTGCCGGAGCCTCGGCCATGCCCGCCGCCactccgtgcctcagtttcccccagcTAGGTAGGACCTGGCCATGCTATAACCCCCACCCCGACCTCCTCACCCCTTCCCAAACTCCTGCGTCTGTGGAAAAGCCGGAGAACATCTGGCCAGGGAGCAGCCTTAGCATAATATTGGGCAGCAGCTGTGCCAGTGTTTGTGGATGGGCAGCCGCCTCCTCCGCTGGGCCTGCAAAAAAATGTGCAAAGGCAGGGTTTTCCCCCCCAGAACAGGCCAGAGCTGCGCTTTCTGGGCGGTGGTGAGGGTGGGTGATAGGATTTCAgagctgggagaaaaaggatTAATAAATAAACGAGTGAAGGTGGGGAAGGGCCGGGTGGGAAGTGCTGACGGCAGCCGGGACCGCTCGCCTTCGAGGGGGTTATTCTTGGCGGCTGCCGGTCGGTGGGGTGGGCACAGAGGGGAGCGGGTATCTCTCACCATCCCTGCTCTTCCCGACGGAGTTGTCCTAAACGAAGGACAGCGCAGATCCGGCGCTTTCCACCCCGGGCATCCAGGCACAGGGTGCTGCGAACACAGACGACCCACGGCAGTGATGCGCAAGGGGACGTCGCCCCATCGATGGCCGCCGCGGCCAAGCACAACAGTTCGCAGCTGCAGGACTGCGGCCGCTGCTGACGGCGGCTCAGGTCGCCGGTCCCTGGCCAACACCCGAGTCCCATGAAAGGGCCCATTGATGGTGGAGAGGAGGGAGGTACCGGAGACGGGGTCCCCCCAGCTCCTCGCCCCCCCAGGCTCAGGTCAGCCCGAGCTGAGACAGGACATGAGCAGCCCACCCTGCTCTTCCTCCCAGCAAGGAACTGGGGGCTGACAAGGGCCTGGACCCCCTCGCCCTCCCCAGTCCCAACCCCACACCCTCAGGACCCAGAGGGAAGATGCTGGGAAGCACATCAAATAAGTTTAAATGCATTATTGGGACTTGCCCGTGTAGCAgggtaggtttttttctcctgcagtaaTTCAGTAATTCTGTGATGAGACTTAAGGTCTCTTCAGTTGGTTAAGGAGCGCTTCCCTTTTGCCTATTCCGACCCCAAAATCCACTCCTGCACCAGGAGACATCCTCGCTTCGCACCAGGGAGAAGCAAGGCCAAAGGCAGAGGGGCTTTTCCCGCACCTCCTGCCCGGCCGAGGCTGCAGGCGAGTCTGCAGCATCCAGAGATGCACCCCAAAACCAGACTTTCATAGACTTTTGCTGTCCCCCCTCAGCACGGCTGTGCTCTGTGTGGCTTTCTGCTGCCTGAGGAGACACTGCACactgcacagctctgctccttcTCAGAGGCATGAGCACACCAGGTAACTCCCACCTAGCAGCACATTTTATCAGCATGGTATGAATTTAATCGTGACATATATACAGGTGCTGCAAGGATTATCGCGACCGTTTTGTACAGACTTATCCACGAAACCTTACAGAGGGCTCAGGCAAGAGCTCTGGCCTGGACAGGTACAGACGCCGCGCAAAACTCAACTcttcttcacaaacttctctcTCCAGAGAAGGTTTCCAAGGAACAGCCCAGGAATCAAGcgtaatttaaaagaaaatacaccgTGGGGCTATTCTCATTCTGTGCTAAAGGCACATATCACAGCCAGTGGTCATGCTCATGTAGGCTGCAACAACAGCCGAGCTCAGTCTTCATCATCTGTAGCTCTGTATTAAATGAGGAGCCACCAGATTTACTGCCAGCAAGGGCTGGGGAGGCCTGCAAAGCAGCTATGAGCTTGTCCAAATTTACACCCTCCAACTGTAGAGGGATCCCCCAGCTTTGCTGACCATCACCAGCACGAAGAGAAGAGTTACGCAGTCGGCAGCACCACGTTCGTGTACAAACCGAGTTAATAGCAACTGTTTCCAAGTCACTCCGCTGCCAGGACAGCGGTGAGACAGcacaaatttgttttcctttctttaaatcTCGTTGGATTAAAAGCTACATCAATCCCTTCCCTAGAATAAATATCATTGTCTTTGTAGAACTGAAACATCAATTCTGCTTCCTTCCACCCATGTCCCTGAAAAAAGAGATGTATGTGCAGACATATAGATCTTCTCCCTTTAGAAGCTGTCCATGGCACAGAGCTGGTTAGGCTGCCGGGAGAACCAACCAGGTTCTGAAGAAATGGAGTCAGAGTTcactttttgggtttttttttggcattcTTAGCGATGGTGACATATTAAGACATCCCAAACCACCTCATGATTGAGAAAGGAGAGAGACTTTATTTACATAAAGTCATCTGAATCGTTGCCATCCTGTGGGAAGAAAGACAAATCAGGATCATTGTGCACATTAAAACGGAAAATGGTGAAATGGTGCATTCAGCAGGATTTCAGAATTGCCATTTATTCTGGTTTCCTGCCATTTCGGTACAAACACCGCGAAATCAGACCAAACGGATGCTCAACAGCTCTGGAGCAGGAACAGCTCTGTGTGAGGCTCTGCGTTGTGAAACAGCAGTTGCTATTTGCTGTCCCTGCGATGTATCACTTCCCTGAAACTGCAGCCCATCTGCTGCGATCTGGGAGGAACCAGAGAACAGGCTCTCACCAGCAGCTTTGTGGACCATCTCCATATCACAACCTGAGTTTCTTTCTGActcaggagaaggaaagcagtcTGGCACCACGCGGGAGTCAAGTGCAGAGAGGAGGAGACTCCCTGCACAGCATTTCCACCATGCCTCTCCCTGGCAAGTGTCACTAACCGGGCACAGCCTGCTTGTTCATGTCAGGAGATGCTTATACTTCAACCCAGTTCAAGTTTCAAAGGGCATCTGCATGCCAACcaggaggaaaagcaaggaTTCTTGAAAACCACACACTCCTCTAAGCAGTTAGTCAGGAACTAGGATACGAAAGGTGGATTTTGAACTGAGGGTGACTCAGAGGAGCTCCAAGATCCATTCACTCAAGGTCCCACCAAGGAGGAAGCTGCAGACGTGCCAGACCTCAGGCAAAGCACAGGTGCATCCAGTGCACACCAGGGCCTCTTCTGAACTtcagcccccagccctcctgTGACCCACCTCCTCATTTCCCTCCTGCTGGCCTGCGTTCCTCTCCATTTTGGCTCCTTTTCCACCGTCAGACTGCAGCCATGTTATACTGCTTCAGTCCCAGGCCAACACCTGCTTGCTCTCTGCAAGCACATCCCTTCAAGCTTCCTCTTCTGCCCCTCAGCACCTATATTCATCCCTCCCCAAACTGTTGTCCTTACACCTCCAGTTTACTTCttgttaaaaatgtgcatttccccccccccttgaaGTAACAAGGTGGCATATGCAGGTCATGGTTGCCATTAGGGAGACCTCCTCAGCTCACGAGCCAGGTTATGCCCAAACAGCTCACAAGGAGAGTCAAGCCTGGTGCCCCACTTCAGACTCCATCTGTTCTTTCACTTGGGTGGGAAGGGGACTGGGAGGACCTTTGCACACACTTCCAGCAGCACAGACTCCTCCTGGCTGACATACAAGCAATAGGGCCCTCTCGGAAAGTGGAGGAAAGTGACAGTGTCCTTCACCGAGAAGGGGTGACAGAGATGTGCTCTGTCATGCAGGAGTCACCAAAACCAGACTGCAATGCGGGAGCTGTACCATCATGATCCCGCATTGAATTTCAGCTGTCTGAAAGGTTTCTGTGGGCAGTCTTACCTGATTGGAGGACATGTTCTCAGCCTTCATTAAGGATGAGTAGCTCCTGGAAGagaaattacatcatcttgcacaatacattttcaaaacccACCAACAGAGAGGCGTTTTGATAAAACAGGACCaagtaacagaaaaacaaattttcttcctttctgaactCAGGCAGGCTGGACCTGTATTTGCTTATCTCATACTCTTCGGCTAATTAAAACAACCAGACAAAGCCCAGGCACTATGCAGACTCCTCCACATTTTTGTTCTGGAACTACCAGCTAGATCATCCCAGGAGGTAGAAAATCCTTTACTTTGGGGGATGGCCAAGAGGCAGCTCTGGGGCGAGGTTAAATAAGCAGGCAGGCCCCTTACTCTGTAGCACAGACGTGCCTGCTGGTGACTTCTCCCCAGTTTAGTTTGCTTCTCTAAGCTCTCATTTCTGACCTCTACATGTGTTGAATCACTCACAAAATCCCAGAGTTTTTCAAATTCTGGTTTCACTGTCATTTACAGATAAACAAAACTTACTAAAGCTTAAAAGCAAGTTTTTGGGGCAAGCCAGTGGATACGTCCAGTGCTGTACAGGGCCGTCAGTACTAAGGAACAAGCTCACACATGCTGTGGTATGGACAGAAAGGTCAATATGACATTTCAAAACACCATCCCTCATTCTGTGTTTAAAGGAGCGTGTGACTGAGGATTCACACATGTTTTAGTTAACATCAGTGATGCAAGAGGAAGCTGAAGAACTCTAGCAAAGGCTCAGTGCTTTCCAAGGCTCACGCAAAGCTGGAAGCAATTGCTCCCATCCCAATGACAGAGTGCCAAGCTGCTTGCCCAATTTCACCCAAGTTAGGGACAGGTTTCAAAAGGCTCAGTCCTTTCTTTTAACAATGGTTTAACGTGCAGGTTTATTTTAGGAGAAATGGGGAAAACACATTTATTCTAAAGACAAAGGAAATCACTGGGCCATGCAGACGTCTATGCCAGAGCAGGTCAGCTGAACACTGAGTAATGCCAAGCCAACTATTAAACAGAAACTGCTGACCCATGACTCCCTCCCAGCACCAATGAAAACTGCAATAGTTAGAAGTTGGCACTACAATTTATTACTTACCTAAGttcttccagctctttcttcttcttcatctcttccttttccttccgCTTCATCTCTTGGATCTGggcttttttctcatttctctcctCTCTGTCCCTGGCTTCCTTCTCAGCCGCCAGGTCTGGGAAGCGCTCCACTTTTGTCTTCTCTAGCCGGTTCAGGATCTCGTTCACCTTCTTCTCCACTGTCAGCATTTTCACCTTTGGAGTGCAAAAAACTGTGATccttataaaaaaatacttttattctgGCACTTTCTCAACGGAAAGAAAACACCCTATTTCCACTTTACACATGGCTGAATCCCACAAAAACAGATGCTAAGGAAAATCACTGCCACCAAGGCCTATTCAGCAGGTTGTGTAACAGCAAAAAGAGGCCCACTCCCAACACTCAGAAGCACATAGCTAATAAGCATAAGCATTGCTAAGTACATAACcattaataattttgtttcttggcACATGCCTCAACAAAGAAGCCAAGAGACAAGAACCAGTCTCTGCCAATTCCTGAAGAGGTGGCATGAAGTCTCTGCAGACccatttcagaaagagaagcaCACACGCTGCTTGTTGACTGCAGGGGTTTTAGCATTTCTTGCCCTGGTACAGACCTGTTCTAGCCAAACAACTGCACCCCTAGAGAGCCTTCTCTCCCAGCAGCCAAGGTACATAACTACAACTTAAGCATAACATTATCTGTGGACACTAGGTCAGGCTCGGGAATACCTTAGTACACTGGCTTGACCCTACACCAAAGCTAAGCAGCTTGGCCTTTTAACAGGTTTAACAAATTCAGAGGCAGCACCAGGGTGAGACAGCTCTTGGAGCAGAGACAGTAGAGCGAGCACAGCATCAGacacccccaggaccccacaCAGCCCTCCTTTGCCCAGCAAGTTCAAGTCCTGAGCCCTTCCAGACGTGTGGTTACAGTACTGTCTGTGAGCTGATCCAAAGTGACTGCTCATATGCAGGCTCTTCAGCTCTGGTAAGAGATGATTTCAGTGGAGATAAATTCAAACGGATAGCACAGACTAACACATGATACCATTCGGCATCAGCAAAGACTCATCAGCTACACCATGCTGCAGTTTGGAAACACACGCTGCACAGGCTACACTCTGCTACAGGCCAACACTCAACCATGGATTTTCAGGTGACGTTCAGGCAAGTCCAAACATGCTCCTAGGATCTCTCTTAGGCTTCAAGAGTGGATGATTCCCTGGCTTTAAGGCAAACGCTGAAGACAAACCACCCATCTCCTAACATGGAAACGTTACAGTCTGCCACCAGGTCACCGTCACTGGCTTACAGCAAACACTTACATCCTTCTGCCTGTGAAAGCCAATCTGCCCCACATCCATGTCTGCAGTCTTCTTCAGGTTAGTCCATGGCGTGTATACAACATTGACGTTGTTCATCTTGCAACCTAGGAAGcaagggagaagggaaacaTTTCAGTTCTCTCCCTGCTGAAAGAGGTCTTAAAGCCTTCCGTGAACATGGAAACACTGGCAGTTATTCCTGTCACAAACATTACTAGCTAGGCAAGAAAGACGAAAACGGAGAAGCCCTTCCAGTGTTACAGTGAAACGGAAGAACACCACGACATCATTTTCTGCAGTAACATGAGCGCTGCAGCAGTGTTAACGAACTCCAGATGGAGACCGTCTTTGCCAGAAGAGTGATTACTATGGAAGGGGGCCCCAAGGTGGTGTTAGAGAAGAGACTGCAAGGCCTCCTTGGCTCAGACAGTAATATGGAGGCACAAACAGGAATTTCTGAGATTTAAAATTCCTCCTTACAAAAGTGTAacaggcagccccagcagctgcaaGCGACATCTGCTTCCTGTAAGACCCGCTGGCACAGGCTTAACAGAGAGCACCACAGCAGAAATGTCACAAGTGTTTGATCCAAAAAACCACACGCTCGTGTGGACCAGAAACACTCGCCGCAAACATCTCACACCGATTTCCCGGGAATCGGTATTACCTTGAATGCTATTCGCCTTCACTAGATGGGCACAGTCTATCAAAACTTCTTTAGGAATGTCATCCACCGTCTGCCCCTGTGACAGAGCAAGGCAACGTGAGCAGCTTGCGGCAGGGGGCTGTAGGGACTGATGAGCACACAAAAGCCAGGAAGCAGGGCATGATCATCTACAAACACAGCCAAGACCTCTACGCTCCACATTTTACAAGACTGGAGTCTTCTGTGGCATTTGTGAGGAGAGGCTTGAAGCACTATGAGCGACTTGCAAcctgtttttctgaaaggtaTCCTCATTTAGTGGGTGATGGTTCCTAGACATACGCTTGGTGTCAAGCCAGAAATCAATTGTTCTGTTGGGCCATGTTATACTTCCTGCTCCTCCCCACGTTATTTGGTTAACAGAGGCTGTAAATTCAGTCTCCCCACACTGGTGGTTACCTGCACCCTGAGGGAGCCCTGCAGACTGTAGCAGTTCACGTAAGCAAAGATGGTCTCTTGCGCAGGAATCACTGCAGAATGGGCACATGCAGTTCTTATGCGAGTgaatattaatgtttttaaatgtacGTGTCACAGGATTACCTTGTGTAACCGAAGGTACACATGCGCGGAAGAGAGCTTATCCACATGAAAcctacagaataaaaaaagcacatttaacaGAGGATAAGAGACGGTGATCTGTTCTGAAAGATTTACTTCCTAACAAGTGACAAAATAGCCACTCCATGGATGACTAAAGTATAGAAATGTTCATGTTTAAAAGCAGGCAAGGGAGTCAGAGCCTATCCTTCAAGAAACATCAGTCCTCTCAATGggagactgaaaaaataaaaacccattccccctccctttttttctttgaaatgttataCTACATGCAGGCAACACTCACAGCATGAGCCTGTGTATGTGGTGTTTTGATCTGTCTATGTATTCTTAAGAGGAACAGCAAACTCGTGAACTCTGCAGCAGGCACTGCTTCACCACTTACATGACTAGTCTCAACATCATGGAgtaaaaaatcccccaaatttCCCACTGGTCAGTACTAACGGAGCAGCCCAGTGCTCTGCCTCCAACAGCGGGAACAGGCAATGCTGCCTGGGAAGTTTACCATGCCTAGTGGTTTCAGTGGGTACCAGTCCCAACAGCAGGTGAACACCAGTTCTGCATTCACTTCATTCACTGTCTCCAAGATTTCATAAGCCTCGATCACCCTGCCTCCCTACCAGACTGAAGAGAGGTCTCCACTCCAGTCCATCCTTACAGCACAGCTGTTCATCTCCTCAATGGCTCCAGCTGCCCTTCTCCAGACCTCTTCTAACTTGACTGTGTTTTTACCATAATCACCTATTTTTTAAGCCTCTGTCCTGATCAACACTCACTCCAACCCTGCAGACTTCCAAGGACAGAGGGGGGAAACTGATCTCATGTTACCTCCCAACCTTTCTTTCCACCACTTCCTTTTTAATATAACTggactttttccttcctgctgcaAGACAGAAAACACTCCAGCACCAACACATGAACTCTCACTTGTACCTCCTGAGCCTCCTACCCCAGCTCCACTGGATCCCTCTTAAAGATAAGTCTAAAAAGTGCCAGACACCATTAGAACAATTCCCAGGAGGCCTCCGCAAGAGGACCTAGGATATTTTGTTGAGATGGCACCAGGatacaaaaaaaacaacatagaTGTCAGTGTGAGCTACAAGATACAAAAGAGGTGGGAAAAGATGACTTTCATGGTTCAGGCAATTTGAGAATGAATCTCAAGGTCATTCCTAAATAACAGTGTAGACATACCTTAAAttatgtagtgataggacaaacATGAGACAGAAAATTAATGTGATACTGCTACAACAGTGTGTTATTCAGCTGAAGTACAATCTCTTctgctagaaaagaaaaaatattcccttGCCAGTTAGCTGACTGCTGACAAAACATCCTCTACAGAGTGTGTTAGATACTACCTATTCAAGCTTCAGTCCTACCAAGACATCTCAGCTCATCCTGGCAGAGGCCACTTTGAAGAGCAAGAAGGAGCACAATCCACATGGTGCTTCTTGTTAGAAACTGTTAGCAAAGGAGAGGGCGGCAACTGTGATACAGCTGGTCTGTGCAATAGTGCCTGGAAGCAAGCTAACTCCTTCCTAAACATCTCTCAAACCTTATCAGTTTGGAAACTTTATGGACTAATCCAGCCAGCAAAGATGCTGTGAATTGCTGCTAACAGGTTTGCGAACTCCCCTGCCCTTGTTTTCTCTTCCGATGAGACCTTGTGAGCCAAAACCAACCCACACATGACAGAGCGCTTCCTTTTGCCTGCCTGGCCAAAGCTCTAGCAGGTCTGCTTAAAGCAGACACGGCTTTCACCTGGCAGGAATCAAAATATCAAactcctctgctcctgctcaCCAACTGCAACTCCTGAGATGGCATCGGCTGTTTTACAGGACAGGCCAGTACATGCGCACAGCACACACAGGGGTGACACAGAGGAAAAGGCACTGGGAGACAACAGACAGTTTTCTCTAGGCACAGCATTTACTGTTGCTTAAAAAACTTCTGGCTCCATCCCCAGGCCCCGTCTGCTCCGTGATTTCACATGTTGATGCCTCCACTCTGCCTGTCCTCTGTTAgccttttggttttgctggttttgcttctctgtgtgtgtggacATCCAGGATCTGATACTCTTGCTTGACTCAGGAGGTGTGCTCTCTTACAAATACCAAGCTGCCCTTCTCCTTTAACTCTGCTCATTTCCCAAACACAGAAAGAGTAACAGCAAGCTAGCACCTATATTCTGAAACATAAATATCCATGTATGGAATTATTCAGGTTATTGCTACTCCAGCAGCTCCATGCAcagaaaaacccccaaaagcttCACAAAGGGGCCAGCTCCTATGATGAACAAAGCGGGGGGCGGTCAAGGGGGAGGTGCAGGGGAATGAATTCAGAATCAGTGGGGTCCCAACAGCTGCACCCAGGTCTTCTTCAATCCACCTCCACCCTGGGATTGTATTTAAACTGCTAAGTggccttggaaaaaaagagactcTACAGTGCCTGTGGAAGCAAGAGGGTTGTTACAATCATTTGACTCGGGTACATAATGAAAGGCAATTTGTTTCAGCACCTACCAGATATCTTCAGGCCAGCCATACTTTATTAGATCTTCATCTGTAGGAATAAAAGCATCAATGAGCAAAGCCCAGGACCTCATCAACAACAAATCCAACTACCTGTCGAGCAGGAATCCTCTGCTGTTGGTCAGCCACTGCATGGCGACTGAACCGAAAGAGAAAAGGGTTTTAATGCTGCACCTGTCTGCTCCACGTATGGCAGAAACAGGTAAGCCAGGAACACCTCCATCAcgtaattttgaaatttttaagtgaaaatatgtttcttcAAATATTGATCTAATGGGGGGAGACTTTCAGGGCAAATCTTCAAAATAGCCACACTAACACTCTTCCCTTGGAGTAAGACACCCGGTTTCACATCAACTACTGATGTGGAAacaggaagagcagcagaacCGTAACCTTTACCATGAGGGAAAGGATGGGCACAGGAAACCTACAGAGTACGAATGCTCACTGGAGAGGGCAAAAATACAGACTGAGCAGGGAAATGGAAGGTTGGTTTGTAAAAAGTTACCAAACGCAACCcgaaaaacagtatttttctctagacagattttttttcccagtgaattTAGTTTTCACTTGTATTTGAAGGCAGTTACACTGTCTAGTGGATTTACAAAATTTATTTATCCTAAATAAAAGTAACACAGTGGATTTCAGAGGGGTAAGTCAGAATCACTTGCAAGGATGAACAAGTTTTCAAACAATATATTGAATTAACACATACAAAGACATCCTTTCAAAATGACCTTATATCCCCACAAATCTAAATCTAAGCCGTTAGGCATTAATGTACTTACTTTCGTACTTATCTTTTCCCATGTAAATGGTGTAAACAGAAGGAACAACTGAGGGatagaaagaggaaaacaaatcaaaaggGGTTTGGACAAACTGTGCAAGGAATGACAAACGCACCAGTCTTGGTCACAGAAATTAGAATGAAAACtgctccatccatccatccatcccatTTCTCTCCTGGGGGCCGAAGGAAGAtggttttgcatttcttccagATTTTGTCCCAAATGCTTCAACAGACTTTGGAATGTGGCATTTCCACTGCTTTCCATGGAAGATTATCCAGCAAAGAACAGCCTTCTGGGCAAAACCCCCTCAACATCCAGGTGGTTCAGAGTGTATCTGTGTAATTGTACAATCTGTTCAATTAAGCACATGTCTGGAGCCAGAAAGGCTGACATTGTATTTACAGTCTGGG includes these proteins:
- the CCDC25 gene encoding coiled-coil domain-containing protein 25 isoform X1; amino-acid sequence: MVFYFTSNVVPSVYTIYMGKDKYENEDLIKYGWPEDIWFHVDKLSSAHVYLRLHKGQTVDDIPKEVLIDCAHLVKANSIQGCKMNNVNVVYTPWTNLKKTADMDVGQIGFHRQKDVKMLTVEKKVNEILNRLEKTKVERFPDLAAEKEARDREERNEKKAQIQEMKRKEKEEMKKKKELEELRSYSSLMKAENMSSNQDGNDSDDFM
- the CCDC25 gene encoding coiled-coil domain-containing protein 25 isoform X2, encoding MVFYFTSNVVPSVYTIYMGKDKYENEDLIKYGWPEDIWFHVDKLSSAHVYLRLHKGQTVDDIPKEVLIDCAHLVKANSIQGCKMNNVNVVYTPWTNLKKTADMDVGQIGFHRQKDFFALQR